In one window of Solanum pennellii chromosome 2, SPENNV200 DNA:
- the LOC107011683 gene encoding probable phospholipid-transporting ATPase 4, giving the protein MEAGRKKQKLKWSKLYTFSCLNPQTNDGDPTSFSFVANAPSPQSFIGKPGYSRVVFCNESHFHRHKHYKYPNNYVSTTKYNIVTFFPIALFEQFRRVANLYFLLSGVLSFTSLAPFSPLSVIAPLVFVVGISMLKEAMEDWNRFLQDLKVNARKVKVHIGNGEFVEKAWKDVYVGDVIKVNKNEYFPSDLLLLSSSYEDGLCYVETMNLDGETNLKVKRSLEVTLGLDGDEQFRNFSATVRCEDPNPNLYTFVGNLELGNESHPLCPTQILLRDSKLRNTDYIYGVVVFSGPDTKAVRNSTRSPSKRSRVERKMDYVIYLLFVMLILISMVSSIGSAVLTRSYAVKWYYLEVKNGTDSSFDPSKPVESWLLQFIRALVLYGYLIPISLYVSIEVVKVLQAMLINKDQKMYDDVTDKSVEARTSNLNEELGQVEMILTDKTGTLTCNQMEFRKCSIEGISYGGEITEIDLAASRRMNVEVERYRFSLGGYDPTGRSLEMFEFSMADTTTEKMALGFDKGMETPNTTTPRNSITRRDMAIKGFNFRDDRLMDKMWINRSNVSDMMMFFRIMALCHTGIPIEDERRDRMKYEAESPEEVSFLIAAQEFGFKFCHRTQSVMIVEELDPSSGMDVKREYKLLNLLEFNSSRKRMSVIVRNENGDIFLLCKGADNVILDRLADNGRTYQQATTAHLSNYAEDGLRTMLFAYKKIKPDEYEKWNSLFTQAKATIGPEREDLLENVSEMIEKDLILLGAVAIEDKLQKGVPECIDKLAQAGLKIWLLTGDKTETAVNIGYACSLLRQDMKQVHLTLSKEAESKNLIKVMREDILGQIERYNHMVIKEDTKDRPFALIVDGKALEIALNNDIKDQLLRLAVRCDSVICCRVSPKQKALITRLVKQHTGKTTLAIGDGANDVGMIQEADIGVGISGMEGMQAVMASDFSMPQFRFLERLLIVHGHWCYKRISKLILYFVYKNVAFGLTLFFYDILTTSSGQVLFDDWYIVIFNVFLTSLPVISLGVLEQDVSYEVCLKFPTLYQQGPKNICFSWKRIIGWILNASFTSLVIFTISISALSPAAFTQGGEVADIGHIGAIIYTCIIWTLNCQIALIINHFTWISHLLIWGSIIFWYIFLFLYGMIPPDYSKTGFHLLTEAMGPAAMFWIVTLLAVVASLLPYFIHIVIQRSFLPMDDHLIQEMEHFRMDIVDGPMWLKEQQKSNEKTKVGFSARVDTKIRQLKEQLNRKKKINV; this is encoded by the exons ATGGAAGCAGGAAGAAAGAAACAGAAACTAAAATGGAGCAAACTGTATACATTCTCATGTTTGAATCCTCAAACTAATGATGGTGATCCTACTTCTTTTTCCTTTGTTGCTAATGCACCATCACCTCAAAGTTTCATTGGTAAGCCAGGTTATTCAAGGGTGGTCTTTTGCAATGAGTCACATTTTCACAGGCACAAACATTACAAGTATCCTAACAACTATGTATCCACAACAAAATACAACATTGTCACCTTCTTTCCTATAGCACTTTTTGAGCAGTTTCGTCGAGTTGCCAATCTATATTTCTTGTTATCTGGTGTGCTATCTTTCACTTCCTTAGCTCCATTTAGTCCTCTTAGTGTCATTGCACCACTTGTTTTCGTCGTTGGGATTAGTATGCTTAAGGAGGCTATGGAGGATTGGAATAGATTCTTGCAG GACTTGAAGGTGAATGCAAGGAAAGTTAAGGTTCATATAGGAAATGGTGAATTTGTAGAGAAAGCTTGGAAAGATGTATATGTTGGAGATGTGATTAAAGTTAACAAGAATGAGTACTTTCCAAGTGATCTTTTGTTGCTTTCATCAAGCTATGAAGATGGTCTTTGTTATGTTGAGACTATGAATCTAGATGGTGAGACTAATCTGAAAGTTAagagaagtttggaggttacACTTGGTCTAGATGGGGATGAACAGTTTAGGAATTTTTCAGCCACTGTTCGTTGTGAGGATCCAAATCCAAATCTTTATACATTTGTAGGAAATTTGGAGTTAGGAAATGAATCTCATCCTTTGTGTCCAACGCAAATTCTTCTAAGGGATTCAAAGCTCCGAAACACTGATTATATCTATGGGGTTGTGGTGTTTAGTGGACCGGATACAAAGGCAGTGAGGAACTCCACAAGGTCCCCATCTAAACGTAGTCGAGTAGAAAGGAAGATGGATTATGTAATTTATCTCCTTTTTGTCATGCTCATTTTGATATCGATGGTATCTTCTATCGGTTCAGCTGTACTCACGAGATCTTATGCTGTTAAGTGGTATTACCTTGAGGTGAAAAATGGTACTGATTCATCTTTTGATCCATCAAAGCCGGTGGAATCATGGTTGTTGCAATTCATAAGGGCTTTAGTGTTGTATGGATACTTGATACCGATTTCTTTATATGTTTCGATTGAAGTTGTGAAAGTTCTACAAGCTATGCTCATCAACAAGGACCAGAAGATGTATGATGATGTAACAGATAAATCAGTTGAGGCAAGGACTTCGAATTTAAACGAGGAGCTTGGACAGGTGGAAATGATTCTGACTGACAAAACAGGCACATTGACTTGTAACCAAATGGAATTTAGGAAATGTTCAATTGAAGGGATTTCGTATGGGGGTGAGATCACAGAAATTGATCTTGCAGCATCGAGGAGAATGAACGTTGAGGTGGAGAGATATCGGTTCAGTCTAGGTGGATATGATCCCACTGGTCGAAGCCTAGAGATGTTTGAGTTCTCAATGGCTGATACAACAACAGAGAAGATGGCCCTTGGTTTCGATAAAGGTATGGAGACACCAAATACAACAACTCCAAGAAATTCTATTACAAGAAGAGACATGGCTATTAAGGGATTTAACTTCAGGGATGATAGACTAATGGACAAAATGTGGATTAATCGATCTAATGTATCAGATATGATGATGTTCTTTCGCATAATGGCTCTATGTCACACCGGTATTCCTATTGAAGATGAGAGAAGGGATAGAATGAAATATGAGGCAGAGTCACCGGAGGAAGTATCCTTTCTGATAGCTGCACAAGAGTTTGGTTTCAAGTTCTGTCATAGAACTCAGTCTGTGATGATTGTTGAAGAACTTGACCCTTCTTCCGGAATGGATGTTAAAAG GGAGTACAAGCTTTTGAATCTTTTAGAATTCAACAGCTCTAGAAAGAGGATGTCCGTGATAGTGAGAAATGAAAATGGAGACATCTTTCTCCTTTGCAAAGGGGCTGACAA TGTTATTCTTGATAGACTTGCAGATAATGGTAGGACATACCAGCAAGCGACAACTGCGCATCTGTCAAACTATGCAGAAGATGGATTGAGAACCATGCTTTTTGCATACAAGAAAATAAAGCCAGATGAGTATGAGAAATGGAACTCACTATTTACACAAGCCAAGGCTACTATAGGTCCAGAAAGAGAGGATCTACTAGAAAATGTCTCTGAAATGATTGAGAAAGATTTGATCCTGCTAGGTGCAGTAGCAATTGAGGATAAGTTACAAAAAGGG GTACCCGAGTGCATAGATAAACTAGCACAAGCTGGATTGAAGATCTGGCTGCTAACTGGCGATAAGACAGAAACAGCAGTGAACATTGG ATATGCTTGCAGTTTACTTCGGCAGGACATGAAGCAAGTTCATTTGACTCTAAGCAAAGAAGCTGAGTCGAAAAATCTCATAAAG GTCATGAGAGAAGATATATTGGGTCAGATTGAAAGATACAATCACATGGTCATTAAAGAAGACACAAAGGATCGACCTTTCGCGTTGATAGTGGATGGAAAAGCTCTTGAAATCGCCTTGAACAATGACATAAAGGACCAACTTCTAAGACTAGCCGTTAGATGTGATTCTGTCATATGCTGCAGAGTTTCTCCCAAACAAAAAGCTTTG ATCACAAGATTAGTTAAGCAACATACTGGCAAGACAACTTTAGCTATAGGCGATGGCGCAAATGATGTAGGTATGATTCAAGAAGCAGATATTGGTGTGGGAATCAGTGGCATGGAAGGAATGCAG GCTGTTATGGCAAGTGACTTTTCAATGCCACAATTTCGTTTCCTGGAACGCCTACTTATAGTCCACGGTCACTGGTGTTACAAGAGAATCTCCAAGCTC ATTCTATATTTTGTCTACAAGAATGTCGCTTTTGGCCTCACGTTGTTCTTCTATGACATCCTTACCACTTCCTCAGGTCAAGTTCTATTTGATGATTGGTACATTGTCATCTTCAATGTCTTCTTGACATCCTTGCCTGTGATCTCCTTGGGTGTGCTAGAACAGGATGTTTCATATGAAGTCTGTCTGAAG TTTCCAACCCTTTATCAGCAAGGACCAAAGAATATCTGCTTCAGCTGGAAACGAATCATTGGATGGATACTAAACGCGTCATTTACATCACTAGTAATCTTTACAATCAGCATCAGTGCACTTTCCCCAGCTGCTTTCACACAAGGGGGAGAAGTGGCAGACATTGGACACATTGGTGCAATCATTTACACTTGCATAATCTGGACACTGAACTGCCAAATCGCGCTAATAATAAACCATTTCACTTGGATAAGTCATTTACTCATATGGGGTAGCATCATTTTCTGGTACATATTCTTGTTCTTGTATGGAATGATCCCACCAGACTACTCGAAAACAGGATTCCACCTCTTAACAGAAGCCATGGGACCTGCAGCAATGTTCTGGATTGTTACATTGTTAGCTGTTGTAGCCTCACTACTTCCATACTTCATTCACATTGTTATTCAAAGATCATTCTTGCCTATGGATGATCATTTGATCCAAGAAATGGAACATTTTAGAATGGATATCGTCGATGGACCTATGTGGTTGAAGGAGCAACAGAAATCCAATGAAAAGACTAAAGTTGGATTTTCTGCTAGAGTTGATACCAAGATTAGGCAGTTGAAGGAACAGTtgaacagaaagaaaaaaatcaatgttTAA